From the Desulfonispora thiosulfatigenes DSM 11270 genome, one window contains:
- a CDS encoding prephenate dehydrogenase: MNIKKVTIIGLGLIGGSWGLALKRTCPEIIITGVDLDKNSLNQGLELGVIDNISTSLAKGVKDADVVIISTLASSVIKVINEIIPFLKKGAIVTDTASTKQNIVEGIKKSLPDDIFYIGGHPMAGSEKQGVLGADPYLLENAVYVLAKESNTNKEALNSLVSLITKVGSKVLFLKAAEHDQKVAAISHLPHLVAAVLMNTVGTLENQKSGFFQLAAGGFRDVTRIADSHPLMWKDIFMENKGMVLSLIETFRKSLDEAENAIINENENNLLEYLSSAKKWREEVPQSSKGLLPVIFDVVVTVPDEPGKIGSLANILGQENINIMDIEILRVREGGGEVLRFGFRTEDEAKRAVKVMNQEGYLARARI, encoded by the coding sequence TTGAATATTAAAAAAGTAACAATAATTGGTCTTGGCTTAATTGGAGGCTCATGGGGCCTTGCTTTAAAAAGAACTTGCCCAGAAATAATAATAACAGGTGTAGATCTTGATAAAAATTCTCTTAATCAAGGTCTAGAATTAGGAGTTATTGATAATATAAGCACAAGCCTTGCTAAAGGTGTGAAAGATGCTGATGTGGTGATTATTTCCACATTGGCATCTTCTGTAATTAAAGTAATTAATGAGATTATTCCTTTTTTAAAAAAAGGTGCTATTGTAACGGATACGGCTAGTACTAAGCAAAATATAGTCGAAGGCATAAAGAAAAGTTTGCCTGATGATATTTTTTATATTGGTGGCCACCCTATGGCAGGATCAGAAAAACAAGGAGTTTTAGGAGCGGATCCATACTTACTAGAAAATGCAGTTTATGTTTTAGCAAAAGAAAGTAATACTAATAAAGAGGCATTAAATAGTTTAGTATCCTTAATTACTAAGGTAGGTTCTAAAGTTTTATTTTTAAAAGCTGCAGAGCATGATCAAAAGGTAGCAGCTATTAGCCATTTACCACATTTAGTTGCAGCTGTACTCATGAATACGGTGGGTACTTTAGAAAACCAAAAATCTGGATTTTTTCAACTAGCTGCTGGAGGGTTTAGAGATGTAACTAGAATAGCTGATAGTCACCCTCTAATGTGGAAAGATATTTTCATGGAGAATAAAGGGATGGTACTATCTTTAATAGAAACTTTTAGAAAGTCCTTAGATGAGGCAGAAAATGCAATAATCAATGAAAACGAAAATAATTTATTAGAATATTTATCATCTGCTAAAAAATGGCGTGAGGAAGTTCCTCAAAGTTCTAAAGGATTATTACCTGTAATTTTTGATGTTGTTGTGACGGTACCTGATGAACCAGGAAAAATCGGAAGTTTAGCAAATATTTTAGGTCAAGAAAATATTAATATTATGGATATTGAAATTTTACGGGTTAGAGAAGGTGGCGGTGAAGTCTTACGCTTTGGCTTTAGAACAGAAGATGAGGCTAAAAGAGCGGTTAAAGTAATGAATCAAGAAGGCTACTTAGCTAGGGCTAGAATTTAG
- the aroA gene encoding 3-phosphoshikimate 1-carboxyvinyltransferase, with translation MEKEVSKIPKLTGKIKVPGDKSISHRAIMFGALAWGKTNVKGFLQGEDCLSTIKCFRKLGIKIEQNNDEVQIWGKGLKGLTEPQDILDVGNSGTTLRLISGILAGQNFLSILTGDNSIRKRPMARVTDPLRLMGADISGRENGKLAPLVIKGQNLKAINFTSPVASAQVKSAILLAGLYAEGITEVNEPSKSRNHTEIMLKSFGAEIDEVDNKVRIKPMPNLQAQDIHVPGDISSAAFFLVAGAIHPSADLLLEGVGLNPTRTGIIDVLQQMGANLEITETWTSAGEEVGNIRIKSSNLKGIKFGGDIIPRLIDEIPVIAVAACFASGITEIRDAEELKVKESNRLSTIATELTKLGAKIEELPDGLRIEGNSSLTGKLVESYHDHRIAMSLAVAGIMAEGTTVIKDSECVDISFPGFFEMLVGKLD, from the coding sequence ATGGAAAAAGAAGTTAGTAAAATACCTAAATTAACAGGTAAAATCAAAGTACCAGGAGATAAATCAATCTCACATAGAGCAATTATGTTTGGTGCTTTGGCATGGGGAAAAACAAATGTTAAAGGTTTCTTGCAAGGTGAAGATTGCTTAAGTACAATAAAATGCTTTCGAAAGCTAGGTATAAAAATCGAGCAAAATAATGATGAAGTCCAGATTTGGGGCAAAGGTTTAAAGGGCTTAACAGAGCCTCAAGATATTTTAGATGTTGGAAACTCAGGTACAACGCTAAGACTAATTTCAGGAATCTTAGCCGGACAAAATTTTCTCTCTATTTTAACAGGTGATAATTCCATTCGTAAAAGGCCAATGGCTAGAGTAACAGATCCTTTAAGACTTATGGGGGCAGATATTAGTGGTAGAGAAAATGGCAAATTAGCTCCTTTGGTAATTAAAGGTCAAAATTTAAAAGCTATTAATTTTACTAGTCCCGTGGCTAGTGCGCAGGTAAAGTCAGCTATTTTACTGGCTGGGCTCTATGCAGAAGGAATTACAGAAGTTAACGAACCCTCTAAATCAAGAAATCACACAGAAATAATGCTCAAAAGCTTTGGTGCAGAAATAGATGAAGTGGATAATAAAGTACGAATAAAACCTATGCCTAATTTACAGGCGCAAGATATCCACGTACCAGGAGATATATCCAGCGCTGCTTTCTTTTTAGTAGCAGGAGCAATTCATCCAAGTGCTGATCTTTTATTAGAAGGAGTAGGACTTAATCCTACCCGTACGGGCATAATTGATGTGTTGCAGCAAATGGGAGCGAATCTCGAAATAACTGAAACCTGGACCTCAGCAGGTGAGGAAGTAGGTAATATTAGAATTAAAAGTAGTAATTTAAAAGGAATAAAATTTGGTGGAGATATTATTCCCCGTTTAATAGATGAAATACCTGTGATAGCAGTAGCAGCTTGTTTTGCTAGTGGCATCACTGAAATTAGAGATGCTGAAGAACTAAAAGTAAAAGAAAGCAATAGACTTAGCACGATAGCAACTGAACTCACAAAACTAGGTGCAAAAATAGAAGAATTACCAGATGGTTTAAGAATAGAGGGCAACAGTAGTTTAACTGGAAAACTAGTCGAAAGCTATCATGACCACCGAATTGCTATGAGTTTAGCCGTTGCTGGAATCATGGCCGAAGGAACAACTGTTATTAAAGATTCAGAGTGTGTAGATATCTCTTTCCCAGGCTTCTTTGAAATGCTTGTAGGTAAACTAGACTAA